In one Candidatus Nomurabacteria bacterium genomic region, the following are encoded:
- the rplA gene encoding 50S ribosomal protein L1 produces MPSKRYVEAAKLIDANKLYSPEEALELAKKSSTTKFVGSVEVHINLGIDVRKGDQQVRSTLIFPHSIGKAKRVIAFVSGGNEAVAKEAGADIVAGEEYITELARTGKIDFDVAVATPDMMPKLAKVAKILGPTGLMPNPKTDTVGANVKKMIEDVKKGKVAFKTDNTANLHQAVGKTELGTKELLENFNTLLDAVKKAKPASAKGTYLKSVTISTTMGPGIKIDTAKIA; encoded by the coding sequence ATGCCAAGCAAACGCTACGTAGAAGCTGCAAAGCTTATTGATGCGAACAAGCTCTACTCACCAGAAGAAGCCCTTGAACTCGCTAAAAAATCTTCAACAACCAAATTCGTTGGTTCTGTCGAAGTTCATATCAATCTCGGTATCGATGTCCGTAAAGGCGACCAACAAGTTCGCTCAACCCTCATCTTCCCTCACTCCATTGGTAAAGCAAAACGTGTTATCGCTTTTGTCTCCGGCGGTAACGAGGCCGTCGCAAAAGAAGCAGGTGCTGACATTGTCGCTGGCGAAGAATACATCACTGAACTCGCTCGTACCGGTAAAATCGACTTTGACGTTGCAGTAGCAACACCAGACATGATGCCTAAGCTTGCTAAGGTCGCAAAGATCCTTGGTCCAACCGGTCTCATGCCTAACCCAAAAACAGATACCGTTGGTGCTAACGTCAAGAAAATGATCGAAGATGTGAAAAAAGGTAAAGTCGCTTTCAAAACCGACAATACCGCAAACCTTCATCAGGCTGTTGGTAAAACAGAGCTCGGCACCAAAGAACTCCTCGAGAACTTCAATACTCTTCTCGACGCTGTTAAAAAGGCTAAGCCAGCTTCTGCAAAAGGTACCTATCTCAAGTCTGTTACGATCTCCACGACCATGGGTCCTGGTATCAAAATCGATACAGCAAAGATCGCGTAA
- a CDS encoding glycosyltransferase family 4 protein: MKFAICITRAVPGGATVFVFDLARFLKRAGHEVHVLAGDGEWLVEKCTAEQIPFHRLHWMQRELHPYKDIRALIELTQILKALKPNAIHLNSSKMGVLGSLAGYFSGIKNIVYCIGGWAFLEPMSKTKRTMIIFAERIAAKFRDVIVCVHPGDVDAAKREGIQPKQQLLSIPNGVDVASFDAQLLTREIARETLGLRRSDFIFGSIANFYPAKDVPNFILATKRYRELGGTGVVAIIGDGPLRTETENAIQTTGADSYFILLGAKENASQYLAAFDAYALPSAKEGMPISLLEAMAASLPCIVSDVGAMRWMIEPDAGLIVDAHNPEHLARAMLRIERDPDSREAFGHQARRVVTERFPLQKTLEAHEKLLTLPN; this comes from the coding sequence ATGAAATTTGCCATTTGCATCACACGAGCCGTTCCGGGCGGTGCTACCGTCTTCGTTTTTGATTTGGCACGTTTTTTGAAACGAGCTGGTCATGAAGTACATGTACTTGCCGGTGACGGTGAGTGGCTTGTCGAAAAATGTACTGCGGAACAAATCCCCTTTCATCGATTACATTGGATGCAACGCGAGCTCCATCCATACAAAGATATACGCGCACTTATTGAACTTACGCAGATACTCAAAGCACTCAAACCTAATGCCATACATCTTAATAGCTCAAAGATGGGTGTACTTGGTTCTCTTGCTGGATATTTTTCAGGTATAAAAAATATTGTGTATTGCATTGGTGGTTGGGCTTTTCTCGAACCAATGTCAAAAACAAAACGTACGATGATTATTTTTGCTGAACGCATCGCCGCAAAGTTTCGTGACGTTATTGTTTGCGTGCATCCGGGTGATGTTGATGCGGCAAAGCGTGAAGGCATTCAACCAAAGCAACAACTTCTTTCTATTCCAAATGGTGTGGACGTCGCGAGTTTTGATGCGCAGCTTCTCACGCGTGAAATCGCTCGTGAAACCCTAGGCCTCCGTCGCTCAGATTTCATCTTCGGTTCAATCGCGAATTTTTATCCTGCCAAAGATGTACCAAATTTCATACTTGCAACAAAGCGCTATCGTGAACTCGGCGGCACCGGAGTAGTCGCAATTATCGGTGATGGACCTTTGCGTACTGAAACCGAAAACGCCATTCAAACCACCGGCGCAGATTCGTATTTCATCTTGCTCGGCGCCAAAGAAAATGCCTCGCAATATCTCGCAGCTTTTGATGCCTACGCATTACCATCCGCCAAAGAAGGGATGCCTATCTCGCTCCTCGAAGCTATGGCAGCTTCACTCCCCTGCATTGTCTCAGATGTCGGTGCTATGCGTTGGATGATAGAGCCTGACGCCGGACTCATCGTAGACGCTCATAACCCAGAACATCTCGCCAGAGCTATGTTACGCATCGAAAGAGACCCGGACTCACGCGAAGCCTTTGGCCACCAAGCGCGTCGCGTCGTCACAGAACGATTCCCTCTTCAAAAGACCTTAGAGGCTCACGAAAAGCTCTTAACCTTGCCAAATTAA
- the rplK gene encoding 50S ribosomal protein L11, whose product MAKKVKTYIKVQVIGGRATPAPPLGPALGQHGMNIAEFCQRINAATQDRMGEVVPAIISLYEDRTYDFILKTAPASALLMKAANITSGSGKPHTDKVGKVTKAQVREIAEIKMPDLNCSTIESAMKQIEGTARNMGITVSE is encoded by the coding sequence ATGGCTAAAAAAGTAAAGACCTATATCAAGGTCCAGGTCATCGGTGGCCGTGCAACTCCAGCACCTCCACTCGGTCCTGCCCTTGGTCAGCACGGTATGAACATCGCCGAGTTCTGTCAGCGCATTAATGCAGCTACACAGGATCGTATGGGCGAAGTTGTACCAGCAATCATCTCACTTTATGAAGATCGTACTTACGACTTCATTCTCAAAACGGCACCTGCATCAGCTCTTTTGATGAAGGCAGCAAATATCACTTCTGGTTCTGGTAAGCCTCACACCGACAAAGTTGGTAAGGTCACCAAAGCACAAGTCCGTGAAATTGCCGAAATCAAAATGCCTGACCTTAACTGCTCCACCATCGAATCTGCTATGAAGCAAATCGAGGGCACAGCACGCAACATGGGTATCACCGTTTCCGAATAA